The Tistrella bauzanensis region CTTGATCGACACCATCACCGTCTCGTCGACTGACTGCGCGGTCGCCAGATTGGCATCGGCGGAAAGATTGCCCAGATTGGTTTCCTGGGTCCGGACATCGGCGCGATCGCCATCCAGATACACGGTGGTCTGGCCAAAGATGCTGCCATCCTTCTCGACCACCACCGTCTGCACCGCATCGACCAGATCATCGACCAGATCGCCCTTGGTGCCCTCGGCGAAGGCCGCGTCGATATCGCCATCCCAGGCCGCCGCGACATTGTCGGTCGTGGTCGCGACCGGGCCGTTATCCGGATCGGCGACGCTGTCGGCGATCACGCGGCCCTGATCGTCGAACTCGACGACCAGCCGGCCCAGATAGGAATACTCGCCATCGGTCGACACGATCACGGCGGTGTCGCCATCGGCATTGGTGGTGACGATCGGATAACCGGCAACCGCGGTGTCACCCGGATTGAGGACATCGCCGTCATTGGCAAGAATGGTGTCGGAGCCGCCGGCGATGACCACGTCGACGCCGTGGAGCAGCTTGACCAGTTCCTGTTCCAGCGCGATCTGCTGCAGATGGCTGACCAGGACCACCTTGTCGACGCCGCCGGCGATGATCTCGTCGATCACCGGCTGCAGCACGCCGGCCAGGGCCTGCATGTCGTTCGAGGCACTGCCCAGCACCTCGACACCGCCGGGCGACGAGATCGTGGCCAGGATCGGGGTGGTGGCACCGACAACGCCGATGGTCTCGGTGAGGCCGGTCTCGGGGTCGGTAACGTCGATCAGCGTCGCCGGCGCGATCTTGGGCGTGGTGGTCGAGCCGGCCGACTGGGCCGGGCCGGTCGCGAAGGCGTCGGCGGTCAGGATCTCGCCGGTATACAGGCCCGACAGGCTGCTATCGCCCGAAAAGTCGAGATTGGCCGACAGATAGGGAAACTGTGCGCCGACCCAGCTGTCATCGGCGGTGCCGTCCGCCGCGCCGAAGCCCGGTTGCAGCAGGCCGGCAATGGTGCCGGTGCCAAGATCGAACTCATGATTGCCCAGCGCCGAGGCGTCGAAACCGATCACGTTCATGATCGAGATGTCGACACGTCCGCCACCCACGGCCAGTGCTGCATAGGCCGCATCGCCGGTCAGGTCGTAAAGAGCGTTATAGACATCGTTGAACACGCCGGTCGATGCGAAGGACGGATCCGACGCCGCATTGAAGAACGGACCCGACAGGTAATTGTCACCCGCCGACAACGTGATCGAATAGCCGTAGTCGTCTTCATAGGCATCGATCAGCGCCGCGAAATTGGCGGCACGGCCAATGGCGTCGACACCGCCTTCAAGGTCCGAGGCGTGCAGGATCTGAAGCTGCATGGTCCATTATCTCCGGCTGTCGGCCCGGCGCGGGGGGCATCCGCCGCCGGCCCTCTTCCTGTCGGGACTGCGTCTGACGCAGGGTTGCGCATCACGCCGCGACCACCCGCGCCTGATGCTGCGGCATCACAATGCCGGAGGTCGGTTTCAGAAATGGGTCGACTTTGTTAAATCCGTGCCGGGACGCGAACCTTTGTGCCGGCCCTGATTTGTGCCGAGCCGATGTGTGACTGCCCACCCGCCCTGACAGAGCCGCGCCAGACGGATGAAAATGCCGCCGCCTACTCATGCATGTATGCGAAGTCATCTACTATTTGGAGAAATATTTCATAATGAATACGCAATGGGTTGACTAAACATCCTCACGCGATCAAAACTTACAGTCCTGTATGTCAAAAAAGAGTGGCCAGCACGACCGTGGCCACCTGCCCTATGCCAACTTCACCGGAACGTTGAGGAGGAGACGAAGATGACCGACCGCGTCACCACCATCGAGGCCACCGACGACCGTGTCGCCGACGAGGTCTCGCCCCAGATCGACACGACGCCGTCCAGCCCCGCCGAGACGGCGACGGGCAGCGTGGCCGGTGGCAGCGATGCCGACACGGTCGACGCCGGCGACGGTGATGTCGACGGGTTGGAGGATTTCGACCTCGACGACGTCGAAATCATCGAAAGCAAGGTTTTCGCCTGACCGGCCGCGCGGTCCGCGCGACGCTGCCCCCGCTGCACCGCTGCGCATCCACGGCCCGATCAGTCCCCGCACGAGAGACCGCCGACCGGCCATAAGGGCCACTAATCCGGCGTGCGCCATCCGTGACGGAGCCTTCCCGGCCCACGCATGCGGCGTATACCTGCGTCGCTCCGTTCCCGCCCACGACCGGCTATCCCGATGACCGGCGCTGAGACGCCGGTCCCCGAACGAGCCAGAATCCGCAAAGGCCCCCGCAGACAGGCCCGGCGGATTTCGAGGGGATGGACATGCCTGATACCATGATGACCACCCGCGCCAGTTGTTCGGCTTCGGCCGGCTTCGGCGCGAAGGCGCGGCTGAATGTGGGCCTCGTCGCCTATAACTGGGAAGCGGATACCTCGCTCGCCCTGTGGAATCTCGTGACCTACGCCCGACGCACACCCGCCATCGCTGAACGGGTGACCTTCATCGAACATTGCGCGGCCACGCCCAAATCCCTGATGGATGAAGAGGCCCAGCTGTTTTTCCTGCTGAAATGGCAGGAAACGCATCAGTTCGACGTGATCGGATTCTCCTGCTATATCTGGAACATCAAATTCGTTCTGCGCGCGGC contains the following coding sequences:
- the tmoA gene encoding 3-thiahomoleucine biosynthesis pearlin carrier peptide TmoA, translating into MTDRVTTIEATDDRVADEVSPQIDTTPSSPAETATGSVAGGSDADTVDAGDGDVDGLEDFDLDDVEIIESKVFA